The region ATTTGAAGGCTATGTTATACAACATGGCAACAACTCATATATTGCAGATACTATAGACGCTTTTGAAAAAAGCATACTTGATTACTATCATCTTGATGAAAAGCAGCGTTATGATATGCGGCTTTCCTCTCTACAATTATTTCAATCTCATTACAGCCTGAAAAGAAGTGCTGATTTATTCGGGAAATTAATTGACCCTATGAGCGTTTAAACGTAAGTAGGTAATAATCAGTATCTGCAAATTTCCATCCACATTTGATAAGATAAGTTCAAATGATGGAGGTGATACCAATAAATACGAATGACAATGCAACCTCAAAGGCTGACCTTTGGGCAGACCGGATCCATGCTTTTCAGGAAAGCGGTTTATCCCGCAAAGAATGGTGTCAGCAGAATGGAATCCCACAGTCTACACTGGGTTACTGGATCCGAAAGCTCCAGTCAGAACCCGCTGAGACAGAAAGTGCTTCTGATCGAACATGACTCCATTTCAGTACAGCAGGTACAGGAAAACCTCCTGTGATGATCTGTCTCCCGGAAAATATCCGGATTGAAGTTGCTGCGGACTGTCCAGCCAGACTGTTGACTGCCCTTCTTCAGGCCTTAAAGAACTATGCTTGATTTTTCCGGAAGTACTACGGTCTATCTGGCATGTGGCTACACGGACCTCCGGAAGAGCTACACTGGTTTAGCGGCCATCATCAAACTGAAATTCCATCTCGATCCGTACTCCCGCTGTATGTTCGCGTTCTGCAATCGCAGGCGCACATTGATCAAGATCCTTCAGTGGGACGGGTCAGGGTTTTGGATCCTGATGAAACGGCTGGACCGCGATTCCTTCCATTGGCCTGACACACCGGATGAACTGCAGAAAGTTACGCTGAAAGAGATCCATTGGTTGTGCGATGGTTTATCCCTGAACCCCAGCGGCGCATTTGAAGAACGTCACACGAAGATCGTCATATGAGCCCGGATCCTGTCAATTCGCAAAAAGCCGAAAATCACTTTGTTTTGGGCGGATTTTCCTCCGTCCCGGAATGCAGTTTCCTATAGGAACGGAATGCTTTTTCTGGTATACTTTCTGGTAGAGATTTCAGAAAGTTGAGGCTGTGTTATGGATCCGCTTTTTACAGAGGAACAACTCAAGAAAGTGCCTTCGGCACCTCAACTCCCCTAGCCCCTCATTCATGAGGGGAATTAGGGCTTGTTTTTTGCGTCATTTTATTCCATAATAATCTCATGAATGTGATTCAGAAGATGCTCAGAGACTATTACGAAATCATTGAATACGATATAAAACCCAGACCTGTCGTCATGGAAAACATTGATAAGGTCATTAACTGCGGGGATCCTTCTTATGGTGGCGCCATGTATGGCTGTCCCCATTGCGGTAACCTCAAGTTCGTTCCTTTCCGCTGCCACTCCAAGTTTTGCCCCTCCTGCGGCGCTAAGTATTCCAATGACAGGTCTGCCGCTATGTCTTTTAAATTAATACTATAACTCGATTTTAATAAGTTTACATTATTATCCTGAAAACCAAGGGAAACGTGCGCCCAAAGCACGGACACGTAAGCCAAGAAATCAGATTACTACCAATGCTTAAATTGTAAGCTTATTTAAATCGAGTTATAATACAGTGTACCCATCGCCATCTCGTCTTCACCATTGACGAATCCCTCCGCCGCTTTTTCCTCGAAGACCGCACTCTGCTTAACTGCCTTTTCGAGGCTGTTTCTGATGTCATCAAAGAATATTTTTTCTCCCTGAACAAATCCAAAAACTTTGTCCCTGGGTTTATCTGTGTCCTTCATACCTTCGGTCGCCCTCTCGGTTGGAATCCACACATCCACTGTCTCCTTACCGAAGGCGGGTTTTCTGATGATGGTGTCTGGCGCAAGGTCACATATTTCAATTATTCCTACCTCCGTAAATCCTTTCAGACTGTTTTGTTAAATAAACTGGAAAAACGCATCGGTCCCTCTTTTAAAAAGATGAAAGCCGCCGTTTACCATAGGGACAGAAATGGATTCTACGTTTATGCCAAGCCCAATCTTTGCGACCCAAAATCCATTATTAAATATGTCAGCCGTTATCTTGGCCGCCCTGTCATTGCTCTTTCCAGGATTGATTCCTACGATGGGGAGATGGTGACTTTCCATTACAATAAGCATGAAGACAACTCTTTTGTAAAAAAGACTCTTCCCGCCATTGATTTCATTAAGCTGCTCATTCTGCATATACCTGAAAAAAACTTCAAGATGACCCGGTACTATGGGCTTTATGCCAGACACCGGGAGATTGACAATCAGCTCCATAAAGCAGTCCCAAAATCCAAACACAGGATTCTCCTCGATTTCAACACCTGGCGTAAGCTTTTCCTTCTTACCATGGGGTACGACCCCCTGCAATGCCCAAACTGCAGACATGAAATGGTCTTTCTAGAGCTGTACCATAAACATGAACGGGTTCCTCTGGATGAATTATACAAAAGGACAAGGATAAGGCATGGCCTTTATCCCCGGTCCCGCTCTGCTTGACTTTCTCTCCCATCTGCTTCATACTACATTTATTACAGATGGGAGGCGGTTGCAAATGAATCAAAGATATGTGGATGAACTCAGACAAAAATACATCAAAAATCCTCCAGAAGGAATGACACCCAAGCTGGTCAGAAATATGACCGATTCCGATTTATTGGATATGCATTACTTTTTAACTGAAGATGATGACCTTGACGATGATGGGTTAGAAGAAGGATTCTATATCAATCTTTTTTAATCACCGTCTATTTTCTATGTCCTGATTTAGCAGTGTTATCGGTTTACATAACTCGTTTTCAGTAAGGACTTTCCTAATATACAAGATGAGCAGGGAGGATATCATCTCCCTGATGAAAACCATGCAGGAGCATTATCAGAAACAGGAAACAAAGATCCAGATCCTCGAAGAAAAAACAAAGGAACTGGAATTCCTGAACGCGATGCTTTCTGACCGTCTGACTCTTGCGCAGCGGAAACAGTTTGGCCCATCCAGCGAAAAATATGCGGATGGCTATACGCAGCTGAACCTTTTTAACGAGGCAGAGCAGGAAGCAGATCCTGATGCGCCGGAGCCGGAAATGGAGGAGATCCATCCGTCTTCCTATAAAAGAAAGAAACGTTCCGGCAAAAAGGAGGAAGATCTTTCCGCCTTTGAGACAACGGAAGTAATTGAGTATAAGCTGACCGGCGCGGACCGAAACTGTCCGGACTGCAATACCAAATATAAAGTCGTGACAAAAGAGACGGTGAAGCGCCTGAAGTTTGTCCCTGCACGGTTTGAAGTGGCGGAGGAGGTCACCTATGTTTACAGCTGCCCGAAATGCGGGGCGATGAAACGTCCGGAAAAGGCGCCTTCCCTTCTCAAAGGCAGTGTGGCAACACCATCCCTGGTGGCAGGCATCATGAACGCAAAGTATGTGGGCGGCATGCCCCTTGCGCGTCAGGAACGGGAATTCGCCCGTTACGACCTGAACCTTTCCACAAAGACCATGGCGAATTGGATCATCCAGTGTGCGGACCGGTATCTGCAGCCGCTTTATGAACTGATGAAGGAAGAATTCCTCCGGAGCCGATACGCTCATGGGGATGAAACCCGTGTTCAGGTGATCGATGAGCCGGAACAGAAAGGTTCCGCCCAGAACTGGATGTGGGTCTATCTCACTGATGAATACAGCGGCTCACCCCGGATGGTCCTCTTCCAATACGAAAGAACCCGAGCCGGATATCATCCGGTGGAATTCCTTGGGGATTGCAGATTGCCAGCCCAAACGGCCACCTATGCCATATTCGGCGGCCAGCTTGTGACTTAAATGGCGGCCAGCCAGAGACGCATTAAACGGCCGAAATTTCCAGTTATAATATAAGCATCTCCTTCTCAAGGGGAAATATTATGACTGGAGGTTCAACTATGGACTACAAAAAGGTACTGAGACTTCACTTTGTAAATCATCTCAGTAGCCGCGAGATCGCCGAAAGCTGTGGCGACTGCGGCAAAACATCTGTTAACGAGTTCCTGAAGCGTTTCAGGGAAAGTCAGGAACTCTCGTATCCGCTGCCGGCGGATGTCACAAACGAATACATCGAGAGCTTGCTTTATAAAAAGCCTGGTGTATCGGCGGAGCAGCTTCTCTACCGGGATTTTGACAAGGAAGCGGTCTATAAGGCCCTGGCCCGCAAAGGGGAAACACTGAAACATCTGTGGCAAAAATACAATGCCATAGGTATTGTAGACGGAAAGAAGCCTATGAGTTATCGGCAGTACTGCAGACGTTACAGCGAATGGGCTGATTCCAAACAGCTGACCTTTCACATCCAGCGTTACCCCGGTGTCAACCTCGAACTGGACTATGCAGGAAAGCAACTTTACCTGCACAATCGGCGGAACCCGGAAGAGACCACAAAGGTCACGGTCTTTATCGCTGCCCTTACCTACAGTGATTACTTTTACGCCGAAGGCATGACCGAATGCGATATCCGGAACTGGATCCGGGTGAACAATAATGCGCTGGCCTATTTTGGCGGCGTGACCCCGACTGTCACTCCGGACAACTGTAAAGTAGCGGTTGCCCGGAACAAGGACTGGATCAGCCCTGTCCTAAATAAAGATTTCCAGGCATGGGCAGAACACAACGATACGGTTTTAACTCCGGCCAAAGTAAAATCGCCCCGCTGGAAGCCAGTCGTGGAAGGCCACGTAAAGATCGTTACCATGCATATCCTCGTAGACATGGAGGATATGGTTTTTTATTCACTGGATGACTTAAACCGCGTTCTGATGGAAAAGGTGGCAGCCGAGAACAGAAGACCCTTTCAAGGGCTCACCTACTCCCGGTATGATCTCTTTGAAACAGAAGAGAAGGAGACCCTTCTGCCCCTTCCGACCAACCGCTTTGAATACCTTGAACGTAAGACGGTTAAAGTAGCACAGGATTTCTCCTTCACCTTCGACAAGGTCCATTATAGCATGCCCCGAAAATATCTGCGACAGGAACTTAAAATCCAGGCAGGTGAAAAAGAAATCTATGTTTATAACAAACACGGCGACCTCATCCGGACGCATAAGCGCAGCTATCACCGAAGGCCTGGGTGATTATTCCGACGGATATGCCAGCCGAATACAAAGACTATGGTTATTGGAATGTACCTTATTTCCAGCAAAAAGCGTCTGCCATCGGCCCCAGCACCCGCGCTTTGATTGATGCAGTCATCCGAAAATACGCTTATCCGGTGCAGGCATTCCGAAGCTGCTTTGGTATTCTGCAGTATGCGGAAAAATACTCACCAGAAGCCCTGGAACGCTGCTGTAAAGACGCAGTTTTGGCTGGAAAATGCAACTATTCCTATATCTGCAATACGGTCTCTGCCTATCACAAGGAGCCACTGCAGAATCCGTCACCACAGAGCAAACGCAAAGAAGACGCTGCAACAACCATTTCCGGCACTTACAAAGATGATGACAGCAAGTATTCCCTTAGGAACCTGCTGAAGCGTCAGGAAACGGAGGCCGATAATGAAGACTGAGACTAATGATATCTATGAGATGTTGGACACACTTTCACTGCCAGTGGCTGCCCAGCGCTTTACAGAACTGTCCAAGGGTCCTGAATTCGGCAACTATACCGCTTTACAGTTCATCCGTGAGGTTCTGGAACCTCAGTACATAGAAACCATCAATAAGCGATTTGAAACAAATCTGCGGCTCAGCAGTCTGGTCAACAAAGGCGCTGCAGCCGAGAACCTGAAAACCGGTAACGGGCGTATCTATAATGATGTCACTGTTGATCAGGTTCTGAAATTCCACTTTGCTGAGAACCGGCAAAACGTCGGGATCTATGGAGTGACTGGCGCAGGCAAGTCCTACTTTCTGTCTGCCTGTTGTGTAGAAGCATGTCGGCGCAATTACCGCTGTAAGTTTGTAGACTACAGCGATCTGCTGGATGAACTGATTGTCCTCAACCGTCAGGAAGATCTGAGCAAGTACCGTAAAAGGATTAAGTACTATGCACGGATCCAGCTTCTGTTCATTGATGACTTCGCCATCAGCCGGTATTCGGAGGAAGGGATCAAGATCCTGTACCATCTCATAAAACTTCGGGATGACCTTGGTACCTCCACCCTCTTCAGCTGTCAGTATTCTCCAGATGAGTGGGGGAACCAGCTGAGTGACGAAAAGGAATGCTACGGCAAGCTTGATGGAATCAGACGCCGGCTGACTACAGGATTTACTGTATTCATTGAGAAAGCATAGCCTTCTGAGACAACTATCAATGCTGATCAGCAGGGTAGGATACTCTCTGCTCTGCTGATCCTCAAAACTGACCGTTTAATATGGCCCTGACTGGCCGGGAAATGCGGCCCTGATGGCCGCAGAAAGTGGCCGTCTGCAGGGATCAGTTCCAGGGATATTTCACCTGCGATGGATACCAGGCATACCACAGCCTTCCGGAAAGGATCGCCGTGACAGGATGCATGGCCCATGCGAGGCGCAGATTTGATGAATCCCTGACCGTTTTGAAAAAGGACTTTACCAAAGAGCAGCTGAAGGAAACAACCGCATATCAGGCAATGGCACGGATCGGGATGTTCTATAAGATCGAAGAGATGATCCGTGACAAGTCACCGGAAGAAAGGTATGAAGAGCGTCAAAAGCAGGCAAAGCCGCTTTTAGAGGCTTTCTTTGAGTGGCTTCATACCCTGGAGGATGCTGTGGACAGATCTTCTAAGATCGGAGAGGCGGTCCTGTATACGCTGAACCAGGAAACCTATCTGAAAAGGTATCTGGAAGATGGCCATCTGAGTATTGACAATCTAGCTGCAGAGCGGGCACTGAAAAATTTTGCCATAGGGAGACGCAACTGGCTGTTTGCCAAAAGCATCCGCGGGGCACAGGCCAGTGCGACTGTGTACAGCATCACAGAAACTGCGCTTCTGAATGGACTGAAGCCATACAACTATCTCACATATGTGATGGAAAAGATAAAAGATCTCGGTGCGTTTCCGGCAAAGGAAGAAATGCTGGAGCTTCTCCCAGAGAGTATGAAAAAAAGTCTGTAAATTGAGATCTTCTATGATAAGTTAATGAGAAAGGTAGGTGGATGTCGTGACCACCTACCTTTACTATACGGATGCTTTTGGATTCTGTCAAGATGTATTGGAAAATCCCATCAAATTATGGTACACTTCTTACAGGAAAACATCAGGAGGTGTGCCATGAAGCTAAAAACAGACGATCCCTTTGTACCTGAAGATATCAGGGCAAAGATCAATGGACTGCAGTCCCTGCTGGATCATGCAGCCGACTTATACAGTGATATCTATAGCTGGTATGACAGTGAACTGAAATCCTATGACCCGAAAGCCACCGCAGACGATGAACTGTTTGACCCTGGCACAGGGACTGTTGTGGAGGGGATCGATTACCTGTCTATCATGGAATCCCTGTCAGAGCTGCAGACAGCCAACGAATGTAAAATGCAGAGGGATTAACCTTGTGTCCCATCGGCCTGGCCTCTGGCGATGTCTTCCCGTATCAGGGCCTTGATGGCCCCTTGGACGGAAGTGTCCCTGCCATATTTGTGCTGTCTGACCCAGGCCAGGATATCTGCATCTGTCTTCATATTCAGTTTTAACTTCACCTGTACAGTATTATAGCTGTCGTACCTGTCCTGAGCATCGTATTTTGAAAATCCATACATGGAAAGCTCCTTTCCGGATAGGTGTACACCTATGCCTGTGCGCTCTTATTCCGGCAGTCTGCCTTCGTACATAATGGACAGTTCCCCATAGACCTGCCCCCAGTTGCGGATGGGCATGGTCCACTTCTTCGTCGCCTCGAACGTGGCCAGGTACAGAGCCTTTAAGAGCGCCGTGCTGCCCGGGAACACGCTCCGCTGGCGGTTGAGCTTCCGGTAGGTAGAGTTGAGGCTCTCGATCGCGTTGGTAGTATAGATCACCTTCCTGACCTCCATGGAAAACTTGAAGATGGGGGATACCACATCCCAGTTGTCATGCCAGCGTTTCATTGAGTTGGGGTACTTTGGCGTCCACTTTTCCGTCACCTTCTCCAGCGCCTCCAGCGCCTTTTCCTCGTTTGCGGCATGGTAGATGGTTTTCAGGTCCGTGGCAAATGCTTTCCGGTCCTTGTCGGAGACGTATTTCAGCGTGTTCCGTACCATATGTACGATGCAGCGCTGCTGCTCCGTCTTCGGGAATGCCGCCGTTATGGCTTCCTTAATGCCCGTGAGCCCGTCCGAGCAGAGAATGAGGATATCCTTCACACCGCGGTTCTTCAACTCGTTCAGAACGCAGAGCCAGTACTTGGAGCTTTCATTCTCCCCGATCTGTATGCTCAGGACTTCCTTTTTACCTTCCAGCGTAAGGCCGAGGATGACATAGGCGGCAAGCTTGCGGATTACCCCGTCCTCCCGCACGGAATAATGGATTGCGTCGATGTAGACCACGGGATAGACTTCCTCCAGCGGGCGGTTCTGCCAGTCTTCAATCTGCGGCAGTATCTTGTCCGTCACGTCCGAGATGAACCCTTCCGAAGCCTCAAAACCATAAATGTCCATCAAGGTATCCGAGATTTGGCGGGTTGTCATGCCTTTTGCATACATGGATATGATCTTCTGGTCAATGCCGGAAATGTCCTTCTGGCGCTTTCTTACCACCTGGGGTTCAAACGTGGACTTCCTGTCCTGGGGCACCTGGATGTCCATGCTCCCGAAGCTGCTGTTGATCCGCTTGGGCTTGTAGCCATTGCGGTAATCATCCGAATCCGACCGTTCTGACCTCCCATAGCCGAGATGCTCATCCATCTCCGCTTCCATCATCTCCTTCAGGGTGCTCCCCAGCAGGTCTTTGAGGGCTTCCTGGATATCCTCCGCAGTCTGGATGTCATACTCTTCCAGGAGCTGATGGACGATGTTCCTTTTCCCCTCCGTCATGACTACTTTGTGTACGGGCTGTTTTTCTCTTCTTGCCATAATAATAGGCCTCCTTATGATAATAGATTTTATCATAGAAGACCTAATGCTTAATAGCTATTTACAGAAAAACTTTCATACTCTCTTCTCCCATGGTCCTCCAATCTGCCTGATGATTGCCGCAGCAAACTTAAAAAGTAAAAGACAGATCCTCCCCCGGTAAGTGCTGGGGGATTTCTTATTTTGTCAAGATACGGATTATTACTTACTTACGTTTAAACGCCCATAGGGTCCTTTTTACTTATCCACTCTCTGTATTGCACTGGATCCAGCGTCTTTCCCCGACGGTTTTTCAAACCATCCACAACAGCCATATTTAAAATCTTCAGACGGACTTTATGATATCCTTTATACTTGGGCTTAATCGCTGCTGCAATCATTAGCTTAAATATCTTTAATGTCATAATAGAATATGCTATCATCCTAATTATTACATTATTTTTAAATTCACGAATCAAAAAATATTTATTACGAATTGAATAATACTCCTTCCACCATGCATCCGGCGCCATATAATTATTACACAGGGGCGGATCCTGGTGTTCTATTATCGCGCCTCTAACCACATATACCCCAAATTTTCTGGAAACACGATATGTATATTCAGTATCATCTCCATAAATAAACAAACTGCCGTCAGCAATCCCTACCGTCTCCACTGCTTTCCGTGAAAACAATGGACCTACAAATGCATTGGCATCTACCTGAACAACATCCTCTAACTCTTCATACTTATGCACAATCTGCCTTTCATTTAGCATCCATCCTTCCAACCTCTTGTGGTGGTAAAACTGATACTCCCTCAAATCAATTCCGTAAATAAGGGGGCACATTCCTCCTACATTTGGAAACTTCTTCTGACAATTAAGCAGTTGCTCCAGACAGTCGGGGCATGGATATGCATCATCATCCATAATCCAATACCAATCTGCATCATAACAATCCCTAGCGGCTTTCATTCCTGCCTCAAACCCACCTGCTCCACCGGTATTTTCTGAAAGCCAAAGAACATCGATACAGTCATATTTATCTGCATATTGTCTAAGGGTTTCTTTCTCTATAAGTCCACTATTATTATCTATAACCAGTATTTTATAAACAGGTACCGTCTGCTCACGTAAAGACTCCAAACATCTAAATAATGTGCCTGTCCGATTATAGGTTACTGTAATTGCCACTATTCTTTCCATAATTACCTCAAAATGAGCCTATCACATTCAATGTTTCCTGTACAAATATCTCATGCGTCCTCATTAATTGATATCCAGCACTAATACTATTTTCAGTATAGAAGATACTGTTTTTATACTTATAATAACATTTTTAGGCGTCCTCTGTCTTCTGAACAAATTCATTATCATTCTCTCTCTTTAAACAGGAAATTTCATCTCTCACCCTTCCATAAAACACATAAATATACGCTATATGATTATTCAAATGGGCATCCATCACTTATTAAATTCGATATATATTTGTCATTGTATTCTCTTGAGTTTCACCCAATCCCCATATGCACTGAACCAACAATAATAAAAAGAGCCATAATTTAAAGTTTCTTCGATGTATTAAGCATATAATTTACTACCATCTTCTTCCAATGCCTCAAACGAAGAATCTGGATATTTCATAAGAATAGCATAACCACAAGTAATTAAATTACCAGCAAAATTTACTACTTTATTTTGTTCACTGACTAATTTACTAATTATTCCGGGGCTCTTTGAGCCACCTGTGCGGACTTTGAGAGCCGCCGTTCCGGAGAATGGGAGCCACAGATTCCGGTAATTCAGAGCCACTTTTGGCTCTGTTACATATAGTTTCCTTTATACTGTAGATACACACTTTGGTGTGAATACAGATAAAGGAGGTCACCATTATGACCCAGTATCGTGAAATCCTTCGCTTAAAAAGCCTGGGATTCAGTGACCGGAACATCGCCCATAGTTGCGGCGTGTCTCGAAATACTGTCGCTAAAGTCACCAAAAAGGCTGTGGAAATTAATCTTTCCTGGCCATTGGATTTTGACATGACCGACAGGGCTCTTGAGGAACTTTTGTTTCCTAAGGATAAGTCAGCCACCAATCGACGGATTCCTGACTTTGACTACATCCGTAAAGAATTGTTACGGAACGGAGTCAACAAAAAGCTCCTCTGGGTGGAATACTGTGAGGAATGCCGTATGAACGGCGAAGAACCACTCATGTATTCCCAGTTCTGCCATTACATCCAAAAGGATGAGGAAAAACGCAGAGCAACCATGCATATCCAGCGGAAACCTGGTGAACAGATCGAAGTTGACTGGGCGGGAGATCCTGCCCACATCATTGATCCGGATACCGGTGAGATAACGGATGCATGGGTTTTCGTAGGAGTTCTGACCTACAGTCAGTATGCGTTTGTAAAAGCATACATGGATGAAAAGACAAACAACTGGATCAAAGCACATATCCAGATGTTTGAGTTTTTCGGCGGCGTTACACCAATGCTTGTCTCAGATAACTGCACAACTGCAGTGAATCATACAAAAAGCGATTGGTATACAACTGCTTTGAATACCACATACCACGAGATGGCGGAGCATTATAATCTTGCCATTGTTCCGGCGAGAGTCCGGAAACCCAAGGATAAACCAAATGTTGAAGGATCTGTTGGAAAAATATCCACATGGATCACAGCAGCCCTTCGAAATGAACAGTTTTTCTCTTTGTCAGAGCTAAATGTTGCAATCAGAGAAAAACTGGATGCCTATAACGCTCGTAAGTTCCAGAAAAAGGAATGCAGCAGGCTGAGTTTATTTCTTGGGGAAGAAATGCCATTACTGGCTCCGCTGCCTGCTACACCCTTTGAACTTGCCGAGTGGAAACAAGCCACCGTGCAGTTCAGCTATCACATCGCAGTAGAGAAGATGTTCTACTCCGTGCCTTATCAGTATATCAAAAATAAGGTCGATGTGCGTATAACAGATACAACGATTGAAATTTTTCATAATCACAATAGGATCGCCTCCCACCGCAGGCTCTATGGCCGAAGCGGTCAGTATTCTACTATTACGGAACATATACCGCAGGATCACCAGATACACAAGTAAGGTTGTCGATGGAATCCTTACCTCCGGCAGGGTTGAACAGCAGTCCTACAGAAGCTGTATGGGACTGTTAAGGTTGGCTGAAAAGTATTCGCCGGCAAAACTGGAACAGGCATGCACAAAGGCACTTGCCTATTCTGGAAAGCCCAGCTATAAAAGTATAAATAACCTGCTTGCTACCATGAAGGGCGAACCTGATCTCACAGCAGATGATACCGCTGCATCTAAGGCAGAAGCAAAACCGCATGGCATTACCAGAGGAGCCAGATACTATGGAGGTAAAAAATCATGACAAATCAAAGTACACTCGACAAACTTATTGAAATGCGTCTTACTTCTATGGCAGATGCATTTCGTATCCAGATGGATGACAGCAGCATGAAGGATGTTCCTTTTGAAGACCGTTTCGGTATGCTGGTCGATGTTGAATACAGCAGCCGAAAGAATAACCGTCTGAAAAGGCTGATTCGTTCAGCAGAACTGGAACAGCGCGATGCCAGTATTGCAGCAATCGACTATCAGTCCGGACGCAAGCTGAATAAAGCACTTATCAGCAGACTGGCAACCTGTGAATACATCACAGAATACCGGAACATCTTTATTACCGGAGCAACCGGAAGCGGCAAAACTTACATTGCCTGTGCCTTTG is a window of Enterocloster clostridioformis DNA encoding:
- the tnpA gene encoding IS66 family insertion sequence element accessory protein TnpA produces the protein MEVIPINTNDNATSKADLWADRIHAFQESGLSRKEWCQQNGIPQSTLGYWIRKLQSEPAETESASDRT
- the tnpB gene encoding IS66 family insertion sequence element accessory protein TnpB (TnpB, as the term is used for proteins encoded by IS66 family insertion elements, is considered an accessory protein, since TnpC, encoded by a neighboring gene, is a DDE family transposase.), with translation MLDFSGSTTVYLACGYTDLRKSYTGLAAIIKLKFHLDPYSRCMFAFCNRRRTLIKILQWDGSGFWILMKRLDRDSFHWPDTPDELQKVTLKEIHWLCDGLSLNPSGAFEERHTKIVI
- a CDS encoding glycosyltransferase, with the protein product MERIVAITVTYNRTGTLFRCLESLREQTVPVYKILVIDNNSGLIEKETLRQYADKYDCIDVLWLSENTGGAGGFEAGMKAARDCYDADWYWIMDDDAYPCPDCLEQLLNCQKKFPNVGGMCPLIYGIDLREYQFYHHKRLEGWMLNERQIVHKYEELEDVVQVDANAFVGPLFSRKAVETVGIADGSLFIYGDDTEYTYRVSRKFGVYVVRGAIIEHQDPPLCNNYMAPDAWWKEYYSIRNKYFLIREFKNNVIIRMIAYSIMTLKIFKLMIAAAIKPKYKGYHKVRLKILNMAVVDGLKNRRGKTLDPVQYREWISKKDPMGV
- a CDS encoding IS256 family transposase, whose protein sequence is MTEGKRNIVHQLLEEYDIQTAEDIQEALKDLLGSTLKEMMEAEMDEHLGYGRSERSDSDDYRNGYKPKRINSSFGSMDIQVPQDRKSTFEPQVVRKRQKDISGIDQKIISMYAKGMTTRQISDTLMDIYGFEASEGFISDVTDKILPQIEDWQNRPLEEVYPVVYIDAIHYSVREDGVIRKLAAYVILGLTLEGKKEVLSIQIGENESSKYWLCVLNELKNRGVKDILILCSDGLTGIKEAITAAFPKTEQQRCIVHMVRNTLKYVSDKDRKAFATDLKTIYHAANEEKALEALEKVTEKWTPKYPNSMKRWHDNWDVVSPIFKFSMEVRKVIYTTNAIESLNSTYRKLNRQRSVFPGSTALLKALYLATFEATKKWTMPIRNWGQVYGELSIMYEGRLPE
- a CDS encoding IS66 family transposase, which translates into the protein MSREDIISLMKTMQEHYQKQETKIQILEEKTKELEFLNAMLSDRLTLAQRKQFGPSSEKYADGYTQLNLFNEAEQEADPDAPEPEMEEIHPSSYKRKKRSGKKEEDLSAFETTEVIEYKLTGADRNCPDCNTKYKVVTKETVKRLKFVPARFEVAEEVTYVYSCPKCGAMKRPEKAPSLLKGSVATPSLVAGIMNAKYVGGMPLARQEREFARYDLNLSTKTMANWIIQCADRYLQPLYELMKEEFLRSRYAHGDETRVQVIDEPEQKGSAQNWMWVYLTDEYSGSPRMVLFQYERTRAGYHPVEFLGDCRLPAQTATYAIFGGQLVT
- the istA gene encoding IS21 family transposase; its protein translation is MDYKKVLRLHFVNHLSSREIAESCGDCGKTSVNEFLKRFRESQELSYPLPADVTNEYIESLLYKKPGVSAEQLLYRDFDKEAVYKALARKGETLKHLWQKYNAIGIVDGKKPMSYRQYCRRYSEWADSKQLTFHIQRYPGVNLELDYAGKQLYLHNRRNPEETTKVTVFIAALTYSDYFYAEGMTECDIRNWIRVNNNALAYFGGVTPTVTPDNCKVAVARNKDWISPVLNKDFQAWAEHNDTVLTPAKVKSPRWKPVVEGHVKIVTMHILVDMEDMVFYSLDDLNRVLMEKVAAENRRPFQGLTYSRYDLFETEEKETLLPLPTNRFEYLERKTVKVAQDFSFTFDKVHYSMPRKYLRQELKIQAGEKEIYVYNKHGDLIRTHKRSYHRRPG
- a CDS encoding ATP-binding protein, coding for MKTETNDIYEMLDTLSLPVAAQRFTELSKGPEFGNYTALQFIREVLEPQYIETINKRFETNLRLSSLVNKGAAAENLKTGNGRIYNDVTVDQVLKFHFAENRQNVGIYGVTGAGKSYFLSACCVEACRRNYRCKFVDYSDLLDELIVLNRQEDLSKYRKRIKYYARIQLLFIDDFAISRYSEEGIKILYHLIKLRDDLGTSTLFSCQYSPDEWGNQLSDEKECYGKLDGIRRRLTTGFTVFIEKA